In Flavivirga abyssicola, the following are encoded in one genomic region:
- a CDS encoding IS982 family transposase yields MLQDKVIGIYCIIDDILKEMNHKEHNSRTFSDSQVLTTALVAAMYFNGNQSSALSYMKSHVFSHTLRKSGFTKRLHKIKDLMLLLFFEIGRVFKYIYCEMEYIIDSFPVKVCHNIRIKRCKLLQDEQFRGYNASKREYFYGLKVQLVTTKDGIPVEMYFVAGKEHDSQILQRMHHDLPPESSLYGDSGYTDYEIEDLFEEVEQVHLQITRKSNSKRKDKPYMAYIKETMRKIIETSISQICSLMPRRICAVTTKGFIIKLILFVMAFQMKHLI; encoded by the coding sequence ATGCTCCAAGACAAAGTTATAGGAATCTATTGTATAATAGACGATATTCTAAAAGAAATGAACCATAAAGAACACAACAGTAGAACATTTAGTGATAGCCAAGTATTGACTACAGCTCTTGTTGCTGCAATGTACTTTAATGGCAATCAGAGTTCGGCACTTTCTTATATGAAAAGTCATGTCTTTTCTCATACGCTTCGTAAAAGTGGCTTCACTAAGCGCTTACATAAAATCAAAGATTTAATGTTATTACTGTTTTTTGAAATAGGAAGAGTTTTCAAATATATCTATTGTGAGATGGAATATATTATAGATTCTTTTCCTGTCAAGGTATGTCACAATATTAGGATAAAACGTTGTAAGTTACTTCAAGATGAACAGTTCAGAGGCTATAATGCCTCAAAAAGAGAGTATTTCTATGGTCTTAAAGTACAACTCGTAACGACTAAAGACGGTATTCCTGTAGAAATGTACTTTGTTGCTGGTAAAGAACACGACTCTCAAATCTTACAACGTATGCATCACGATTTACCACCAGAGAGTTCTCTGTATGGTGATAGTGGTTATACAGATTATGAGATTGAAGACCTTTTTGAAGAAGTGGAGCAAGTGCATTTACAAATCACTAGAAAATCCAATTCAAAAAGAAAAGATAAACCTTATATGGCTTATATAAAGGAAACTATGAGAAAAATCATTGAAACCTCAATAAGTCAGATATGTAGTCTTATGCCAAGAAGAATCTGTGCGGTAACAACCAAAGGTTTTATCATAAAACTCATTCTCTTTGTAATGGCGTTTCAAATGAAACACCTAATTTAG
- a CDS encoding HesB/IscA family protein, with protein MIKVSETAKKKVIELMTDDGYNPSTDYVRVGVKSGGCSGLSYDLKFDKESKEDDKVFEDNNVKIIVDKKSFLYLIGTTLEYSGGLNGTGFVFNNPNANRTCGCGESFSL; from the coding sequence ATGATAAAAGTTTCTGAAACAGCTAAAAAGAAAGTTATTGAATTAATGACTGATGATGGCTACAATCCTTCTACAGACTACGTACGTGTAGGTGTTAAGAGTGGCGGTTGTTCCGGGCTGTCTTATGATCTGAAATTTGATAAAGAAAGTAAAGAAGACGATAAAGTATTTGAAGATAATAATGTGAAAATTATCGTTGATAAAAAAAGTTTTTTATACCTAATCGGAACAACACTTGAATATTCCGGAGGATTAAACGGAACAGGTTTCGTATTTAACAATCCTAACGCAAACCGCACTTGTGGTTGTGGAGAATCATTTTCACTTTAA
- a CDS encoding four helix bundle protein — protein sequence MATVKQFEDLEIWKLARILCDDINKLALRTDLRTDYKLYGQIDGSSGSVMDNIAEGFERNGNREFIQFLSIAKASCGETRSQLYRVFDRNYTTKEEFEKLKEQTISLSKMIGAFMNYLLKSDYKGS from the coding sequence ATGGCAACCGTTAAGCAGTTTGAAGATTTAGAGATTTGGAAGCTTGCAAGAATTTTGTGTGATGACATTAACAAATTAGCTTTGAGAACCGATTTAAGAACAGATTATAAACTATATGGACAAATAGATGGTTCATCAGGTTCAGTTATGGACAACATTGCTGAAGGATTTGAACGTAATGGAAATAGAGAATTTATTCAATTTTTATCAATAGCAAAAGCATCTTGTGGAGAAACAAGATCTCAATTATATAGAGTTTTTGATAGAAATTATACAACAAAAGAAGAATTTGAAAAGCTTAAAGAACAAACCATATCATTAAGTAAAATGATTGGAGCTTTTATGAATTATTTATTAAAAAGTGATTACAAAGGAAGCTAG
- the sufB gene encoding Fe-S cluster assembly protein SufB — MKYTEDDLREELKTKEYEYGFYTDIESDTFPNGLNEDIVRAISQKKEEPQWMTDWRLEAFRVWKEMTEPEWANVRYEKPDFQGISYYSAPNSKPKYDSLDEVDPELLATFEKLGISLDEQKKLAGVAMDVVVDSVSVATTFKKTLGEKGIIFMSISEAIKEHPELVKKYLGTVVPQKDNFYAALNSAVFSDGSFCYIPKGVKCPMELSTYFRINQAGTGQFERTLVIADEGSYVSYLEGCTAPSRDENQLHAAVVELIALDDAEIKYSTVQNWYPGNSEGKGGVYNFVTKRGLCEKNAKISWTQVETGSAVTWKYPSCILKGDNSVGEFYSIAVTNNYQQADTGTKMIHLGKNTKSTIISKGISAGKSQNSYRGLVQINSRAENARNFSQCDSLLMGNECGAHTFPYIEAKNKSAKIEHEATTSKIGEDQIFYCNQRGIDTEKAIALIVNGFSKEVLNKLPMEFAVEAQKLLEISLEGSVG, encoded by the coding sequence ATGAAGTACACAGAGGACGATTTAAGGGAAGAACTTAAAACCAAAGAATACGAATATGGTTTTTATACTGATATAGAATCAGATACATTCCCTAATGGTTTAAATGAAGATATTGTACGTGCTATTTCCCAAAAGAAAGAAGAGCCACAATGGATGACCGATTGGAGATTAGAGGCCTTTCGCGTTTGGAAAGAAATGACAGAACCAGAATGGGCAAATGTACGTTATGAAAAACCAGATTTTCAAGGTATTTCATATTATTCTGCACCAAATAGCAAACCTAAATACGATAGTTTAGATGAAGTAGATCCTGAGTTATTAGCTACTTTTGAAAAACTGGGTATTTCTTTAGACGAGCAGAAAAAACTTGCCGGTGTTGCTATGGATGTCGTTGTAGATTCTGTTTCAGTAGCAACAACATTCAAGAAAACCTTAGGAGAAAAAGGTATTATATTTATGAGTATTTCTGAAGCTATAAAAGAGCATCCAGAATTGGTCAAAAAATATTTAGGGACTGTCGTGCCCCAAAAAGACAACTTTTATGCTGCTTTAAATAGTGCCGTGTTTAGTGATGGTTCTTTTTGCTACATCCCTAAAGGAGTAAAATGCCCAATGGAATTATCAACATACTTTAGAATCAACCAAGCAGGTACTGGGCAATTTGAAAGAACATTGGTAATTGCAGACGAAGGCAGTTATGTAAGTTACCTCGAAGGCTGTACAGCACCTAGTAGAGATGAAAACCAATTACACGCAGCTGTAGTCGAACTCATTGCTCTAGACGATGCTGAAATTAAATACTCAACAGTACAAAACTGGTACCCTGGCAACTCAGAGGGTAAAGGAGGCGTTTACAATTTTGTAACCAAGCGTGGTTTATGTGAGAAAAACGCAAAAATCTCTTGGACACAAGTTGAAACAGGTTCTGCTGTTACCTGGAAATACCCATCATGTATATTAAAAGGTGACAATTCTGTAGGAGAATTTTACTCTATAGCAGTAACAAACAATTACCAACAAGCTGATACCGGAACCAAAATGATTCATTTGGGAAAAAACACCAAATCAACTATCATTTCAAAAGGAATTTCAGCTGGAAAATCACAAAATAGTTATCGTGGATTAGTTCAAATTAATTCCAGAGCAGAAAACGCACGTAACTTTTCGCAATGCGACAGTTTACTCATGGGAAATGAATGTGGAGCACACACGTTTCCTTATATAGAAGCAAAAAATAAGTCCGCTAAAATAGAACACGAAGCAACCACTAGTAAAATTGGTGAAGATCAAATTTTCTATTGTAACCAACGTGGTATAGATACAGAAAAAGCTATTGCTCTTATTGTAAACGGGTTTAGTAAAGAAGTTTTAAATAAACTCCCTATGGAGTTTGCAGTAGAAGCTCAAAAATTATTAGAAATAAGTTTAGAAGGAAGTGTTGGGTAA
- the sufC gene encoding Fe-S cluster assembly ATPase SufC produces MLKIDNLHASVEDKSILQGINLEVKAGEVHAIMGPNGSGKSTLASVIAGKEEYEVTKGNIEFNGEDIDELAAEERAHKGVFLSFQYPVEIPGVSVTNFMKTAINETRKAKGLEDMPAKDMLKLIREKSELLEIDRKFLSRSLNEGFSGGEKKRNEIFQMAMLEPKLAILDETDSGLDIDALRIVANGVNKLKSKDNAVVVITHYQRLLDYIVPDFVHVLYNGKIVKSGTKELAHELEEKGYDWIKEEVNA; encoded by the coding sequence ATGTTAAAAATTGATAATTTACACGCAAGTGTTGAAGATAAAAGCATTTTACAAGGTATTAACCTTGAAGTAAAAGCAGGAGAAGTACATGCCATCATGGGGCCTAACGGTTCTGGAAAAAGCACATTAGCTTCAGTGATTGCAGGAAAAGAAGAATATGAGGTAACTAAAGGCAATATTGAATTCAACGGTGAAGATATTGATGAATTAGCTGCCGAAGAACGTGCACACAAAGGCGTGTTTTTATCATTTCAATATCCTGTTGAAATCCCTGGTGTTTCTGTGACCAACTTCATGAAAACTGCTATTAATGAAACCAGAAAAGCCAAAGGATTAGAAGACATGCCTGCTAAAGACATGCTTAAATTAATTCGTGAAAAATCTGAGCTTTTAGAAATTGATAGAAAGTTTTTGTCTCGTTCATTAAACGAAGGGTTCTCAGGAGGAGAGAAAAAGCGTAATGAGATTTTTCAAATGGCTATGTTAGAACCAAAATTGGCAATTCTTGATGAAACCGATTCCGGTCTTGATATTGATGCTTTACGTATTGTTGCAAATGGTGTAAACAAACTTAAAAGCAAAGACAACGCTGTTGTTGTTATTACACACTACCAACGTTTATTAGACTATATCGTTCCTGATTTTGTGCACGTATTATACAATGGAAAAATTGTTAAATCTGGAACAAAAGAACTGGCTCATGAGCTTGAAGAAAAAGGTTACGATTGGATTAAAGAAGAGGTAAACGCATAG
- the sufD gene encoding Fe-S cluster assembly protein SufD encodes MDLKEKLLSSFLVFENQVDIDTYVHDVRNDAIKVFEEKGFPTKKEEAWKYTSLNKILKEDYSVFPQQENAIEYKDIKKYFIHDIDTYKIVFIDGKYSSHLSQTTHDGMDVCLMSSALTKPKYRILIENYFNKAATKDSLSSLNTAFSSEGAYIHIPKNKMVEKPIQILHFSTGNESATMLQPRNLIVVDENSHIQIIERHQNLNDNPVLTNSVTEIFTNKRAIVDYYKIQNDNSNASLIDNTFIKQKKESVASVHTFAFGGKLTRNNLNFFQEGERIDSILKGVTIIGEKQHVDHNTLVHHIEPNCESHQDYKGIFGENSTGVFNGKIIVEKEAQKTNAFQANNNILISDKATINTKPQLEIFADDVKCSHGCTIGQLDESAMFYMRSRGIPEKEAKALLMYAFSNNVLSSVKIPEMKQRITKIIANKLGVNIGFDL; translated from the coding sequence ATGGATTTAAAAGAAAAATTATTATCATCCTTTTTAGTATTTGAAAATCAAGTAGACATTGACACCTATGTGCACGATGTAAGAAACGATGCCATTAAAGTATTTGAAGAAAAAGGCTTTCCAACAAAAAAAGAAGAAGCCTGGAAATACACCTCTTTAAATAAAATATTAAAAGAAGATTATAGCGTATTCCCTCAACAAGAAAATGCTATAGAATATAAAGACATTAAAAAATATTTTATCCACGATATAGATACCTATAAAATTGTATTTATCGATGGTAAATATTCGTCTCACCTATCGCAAACCACCCATGATGGTATGGATGTTTGCTTAATGTCATCGGCACTTACAAAACCTAAGTATCGTATTTTAATTGAAAATTATTTCAACAAAGCAGCGACAAAAGATAGTCTATCATCATTAAACACAGCATTTTCAAGTGAAGGTGCCTACATTCATATTCCAAAAAATAAAATGGTTGAAAAACCAATTCAGATCTTGCATTTTTCAACAGGAAATGAATCCGCAACCATGTTACAACCTCGAAATTTAATCGTAGTTGATGAGAACTCACACATACAGATTATCGAGCGTCACCAAAATTTAAACGACAACCCAGTTCTTACGAATAGTGTTACCGAAATTTTCACAAATAAACGTGCCATTGTAGATTACTATAAAATTCAGAACGATAATTCTAACGCATCGTTAATAGATAATACGTTTATAAAACAAAAGAAAGAAAGTGTAGCATCTGTTCACACTTTTGCTTTTGGAGGGAAATTAACACGTAATAATTTAAACTTCTTTCAAGAAGGAGAACGTATTGATTCTATTCTAAAAGGGGTAACTATTATTGGTGAAAAACAACATGTAGACCATAATACATTAGTACATCATATAGAGCCTAATTGCGAAAGTCATCAAGACTATAAGGGTATTTTTGGAGAAAATTCAACAGGTGTTTTCAATGGGAAGATTATTGTTGAAAAAGAAGCTCAGAAAACCAATGCATTTCAGGCAAACAACAATATTTTAATAAGCGATAAAGCAACCATAAACACCAAGCCACAGCTCGAAATCTTTGCAGACGACGTTAAATGTTCGCATGGGTGTACCATCGGACAATTAGACGAAAGTGCTATGTTTTATATGCGTTCTCGTGGTATTCCAGAAAAAGAAGCCAAAGCACTTTTAATGTACGCTTTTAGTAATAACGTATTAAGTTCGGTTAAAATTCCAGAAATGAAACAACGTATTACAAAGATTATAGCGAATAAACTAGGTGTTAATATAGGATTCGATCTATAG
- a CDS encoding aminotransferase class V-fold PLP-dependent enzyme produces the protein MFNVQDIRKDFPILSRKVNGKSLVYFDNAATSQTPQQVIDAIVDYYSNYNANIHRGVHTLSQEATDLYEQARHKIQAHFNAKFSHEIILTSGTTHSINLVANGFSSLLKKGDEVMVSALEHHSNIVPWQMLCERTGSILKVIPMNEDGELVMSDFDNLLSENTKLVFVNHISNALGTINPIEYIIEKAHQVGAAVLIDGAQACPHIKPDVQALDVDFYVASAHKMCGPTGVGMLYGKEAWLKKLPPYQGGGEMIAEVTFEKTTYADLPHKFEAGTPNIAGGIVFGAAIDYMNGIGFDTIAAYENDLLDYATEKLLAIDGLKIYGTSKNKTSVISFNLENIHPYDVGTILDKLGIAVRTGHHCAQPIMDFYKIPGTVRASFSFYNTKEEIDILVEGVRKAKMMLS, from the coding sequence ATGTTCAACGTACAAGACATAAGAAAAGATTTCCCCATTCTTTCACGTAAAGTTAATGGTAAATCATTAGTGTATTTCGATAATGCAGCTACATCACAAACGCCACAACAAGTTATTGATGCCATCGTAGATTATTACTCAAACTACAATGCCAACATTCATCGTGGTGTACATACCTTAAGTCAGGAAGCAACCGATTTATACGAACAAGCACGTCATAAAATACAAGCTCACTTTAATGCTAAGTTTTCGCATGAAATTATACTAACATCCGGAACAACACATAGTATTAATTTAGTAGCAAACGGCTTCTCTTCACTCTTAAAAAAAGGAGATGAAGTTATGGTTTCTGCTTTAGAACATCATAGTAATATTGTACCATGGCAAATGCTTTGCGAACGCACTGGAAGCATTCTCAAAGTCATTCCTATGAATGAAGATGGAGAATTGGTGATGAGCGACTTCGACAATTTACTATCCGAAAACACAAAACTTGTTTTTGTAAATCATATTTCAAATGCTTTAGGAACCATTAATCCTATTGAATATATTATAGAAAAAGCACATCAAGTTGGTGCAGCCGTTTTAATTGATGGCGCCCAGGCATGTCCACATATAAAACCAGATGTGCAAGCTTTAGATGTTGACTTTTATGTAGCATCAGCACATAAAATGTGTGGTCCAACTGGTGTTGGTATGTTGTATGGAAAAGAAGCATGGCTTAAAAAATTACCCCCATATCAAGGAGGAGGAGAAATGATTGCCGAAGTAACATTTGAGAAAACGACCTATGCCGATTTACCTCATAAGTTCGAAGCTGGCACACCAAATATTGCTGGAGGTATTGTTTTTGGAGCCGCTATAGATTACATGAATGGTATTGGATTTGACACAATAGCAGCTTACGAAAACGACTTGTTAGATTATGCTACAGAAAAATTATTGGCTATAGATGGTTTGAAAATATATGGAACCTCTAAAAACAAAACCTCTGTAATTTCTTTTAATTTAGAGAATATACACCCCTACGATGTTGGTACTATTTTAGATAAATTAGGAATCGCCGTTCGTACAGGACACCATTGTGCGCAACCTATTATGGATTTTTATAAAATTCCAGGAACTGTTCGAGCCTCTTTTTCTTTTTACAATACCAAGGAAGAGATTGATATATTAGTTGAAGGTGTAAGAAAAGCAAAAATGATGCTCTCTTAA
- a CDS encoding SufE family protein codes for MTIEDIQNEIIDEFSMFDDWEERYQYMIDLGKDLPLIEEQYKTESNIIKGCQSKVWVHAEMKDDKIAFTADSDAIITKGIIAILIRTFSDQHPKDIIDADTDFIDKIGLKEHLSPTRANGLVSMVKQLKMYAIAYQTQLN; via the coding sequence GTGACTATTGAAGACATACAAAACGAAATTATAGACGAATTCTCAATGTTTGATGATTGGGAAGAACGTTATCAATATATGATTGATTTAGGTAAAGATTTACCTTTAATCGAAGAACAATACAAAACGGAGAGCAACATTATTAAAGGTTGCCAAAGTAAAGTTTGGGTACATGCCGAAATGAAAGACGATAAAATAGCTTTTACAGCAGATAGTGATGCTATTATCACAAAAGGCATCATCGCTATTTTAATACGTACTTTTTCAGATCAGCACCCAAAAGATATTATTGACGCGGACACTGATTTTATCGATAAAATTGGTTTAAAAGAACATTTGTCTCCCACAAGAGCCAATGGATTGGTAAGCATGGTAAAACAACTTAAAATGTACGCCATAGCGTACCAAACACAGTTAAACTAG
- a CDS encoding SUF system Fe-S cluster assembly protein encodes MSETTIDTNALGEKIVNVLKTIYDPEIPVDIYELGLIYDVFVNEDYDVKILMTLTTPNCPVAETLPLEVEEKVKSLNDVKSAEVEITFDPPWTQELMSEEAKLELGML; translated from the coding sequence ATGAGCGAAACAACAATAGATACCAATGCCCTAGGCGAAAAAATAGTAAATGTCTTAAAAACCATTTATGACCCTGAAATACCAGTTGATATTTACGAATTAGGTTTAATTTACGATGTATTTGTTAATGAAGATTACGATGTAAAAATCCTAATGACCTTAACGACACCTAACTGTCCGGTAGCAGAAACACTACCATTGGAAGTTGAAGAAAAGGTAAAATCTTTAAACGATGTAAAAAGTGCCGAAGTTGAAATTACATTCGATCCACCTTGGACTCAGGAATTAATGAGCGAAGAAGCTAAACTGGAATTGGGAATGCTTTAA
- a CDS encoding DUF2480 family protein: protein MKDEIINRVANSKLITIDLEDYYPEGQRVLFDIKDWLFDGFVLREKDFRRQALEFDWSQYQDSYIALTCSSDAIIPGWAYMLLSIHLEPFAKKVVIGDLETLESSIYQDILNQLDITEFKDKPVIIKGCSKKPVPQNAYIMLANKLKPYVKSIMYGEACSSVPLYKNK, encoded by the coding sequence TTGAAAGACGAGATTATAAATCGCGTAGCGAATAGCAAGTTAATAACTATCGACCTAGAAGATTATTATCCTGAAGGACAACGTGTGCTTTTCGATATTAAAGACTGGTTGTTTGATGGTTTCGTATTGCGTGAAAAAGACTTTAGGCGCCAAGCATTAGAGTTTGATTGGAGTCAATATCAAGATAGCTATATTGCTTTAACATGCAGTAGCGATGCCATTATTCCAGGATGGGCATATATGCTTCTTAGCATTCACTTAGAACCCTTTGCAAAAAAGGTCGTTATTGGTGATTTAGAAACACTGGAATCTTCTATTTATCAAGACATTTTAAACCAACTTGATATTACCGAATTTAAAGACAAACCTGTCATTATAAAAGGGTGTTCCAAAAAACCAGTGCCACAAAACGCTTACATTATGCTTGCTAATAAACTAAAGCCCTATGTAAAATCTATTATGTATGGAGAAGCTTGCTCTTCTGTCCCACTATACAAAAACAAATAA
- a CDS encoding DUF3078 domain-containing protein — MKNLSLLFIFFIGITSIYAQETLEELKAIQGSKKDSIAAIQGRVDAIQAKIDALPGWKKGAFGTIGGSISSFENWYAQGTPNNNSGNIGFTVNAFANLNKEKFFWRNGINVNLSWVKLDDKDDPTDSDSFQEATDVFNITSLYGYKLSDKFALSGLGEYRTTILSNFNDPGYLDLGVGVTWTPIKDMVVVVHPGNYNFVFSKEDTVFESSLGAKILVDYTRQIKAISFKTNLSMFQSYESSNLSNWTWTNSFGYSLWKMIGVGFDFGLRSNKQEALNYALAQTPPTATSFEDVDNDLQSYWMFGLNYKF, encoded by the coding sequence ATGAAAAACCTATCATTATTATTTATTTTTTTTATTGGAATCACTTCAATATATGCACAAGAAACTTTAGAAGAATTAAAAGCAATTCAAGGCTCCAAAAAAGATTCTATTGCAGCAATTCAAGGACGTGTTGATGCCATACAGGCAAAAATTGATGCTTTACCTGGATGGAAAAAAGGTGCTTTTGGTACTATTGGTGGTAGTATATCTAGTTTTGAAAACTGGTATGCGCAAGGAACTCCAAATAACAATTCAGGAAACATTGGTTTTACTGTAAATGCTTTTGCTAATTTAAATAAAGAAAAATTCTTTTGGAGAAATGGTATTAATGTAAACTTATCTTGGGTAAAATTAGACGATAAAGACGATCCCACAGATAGTGACTCCTTTCAGGAAGCAACAGATGTTTTTAACATTACCTCTTTATATGGATATAAACTGAGTGATAAATTTGCACTTTCCGGATTGGGTGAATACAGAACGACTATATTAAGTAATTTTAACGATCCTGGGTACTTAGATTTAGGTGTTGGTGTTACCTGGACACCAATAAAAGATATGGTTGTGGTAGTACACCCTGGAAACTACAACTTTGTTTTTAGTAAAGAAGACACCGTTTTTGAATCTTCTTTAGGAGCTAAAATCCTTGTTGATTATACTAGGCAAATAAAAGCCATTAGTTTTAAAACAAATCTTTCAATGTTCCAAAGTTATGAAAGTTCAAACTTATCAAACTGGACATGGACAAACTCTTTTGGCTATAGCTTATGGAAAATGATCGGTGTTGGTTTTGATTTTGGCTTAAGAAGCAATAAACAAGAAGCACTTAATTATGCTTTGGCACAAACACCCCCTACTGCAACTTCTTTTGAAGATGTTGATAATGACTTACAAAGTTATTGGATGTTTGGACTAAACTACAAGTTCTAA